Proteins encoded together in one bacterium window:
- a CDS encoding potassium transporter KtrB, translating to MVSNVAHNLSTIALLKYRHLRPVTVLAIGYALYMVVGALVLSLPYVHEPGAVTFLDNLFVSVSAVSTTGLSPVSTSGAYTWIGEITILLLIQLGGIGYMTFGSFLYVFGNNGRLPHFRKKVSESAFALTSNERIESFLTAVVLMTILIEVIGAGLLYPMFEQAGAPNPLWNAVFHSVSAFCTAGFSLFDNSLETYVGNTGINVVIGVLSYLGAIGFIVLFDFVRWAADEAPRISFTSRVILIATALIFIIGSVMLFFGEPEVAKLPLKERVLASTFQCMTASTTVGFNSIPIGKMSAAFAFLIVLIMIIGASPSGTGGGIKSTTFVTTLGAIRSALHGVNEVVFWGIKVPAQRVRVAVVTVGTYAILLMLGTFLVLWVSKGTIDQMLFEVASALGTVGLSRGITQELSALGKIVIISLMYVGRVGVLVFTFSLFGGSSINQLVSGELREEDLAV from the coding sequence GTGGTCTCCAACGTTGCCCATAATCTGTCGACAATTGCCCTTCTAAAGTATCGTCATCTGCGACCTGTCACTGTACTCGCCATCGGCTACGCACTATACATGGTTGTTGGCGCTCTTGTTCTAAGTTTGCCCTATGTGCATGAGCCCGGTGCGGTGACCTTTCTCGACAATTTGTTTGTTTCCGTTTCTGCTGTTTCTACAACAGGTCTGTCTCCCGTCAGTACGTCTGGAGCCTATACGTGGATCGGTGAAATCACGATACTCCTGCTGATTCAGCTTGGCGGAATCGGTTATATGACATTTGGGTCGTTTCTCTATGTATTCGGCAACAACGGCAGACTGCCGCATTTTCGCAAGAAAGTTTCCGAGTCCGCATTCGCCTTGACCAGTAATGAGCGCATTGAGAGTTTTCTTACCGCCGTTGTCTTGATGACTATCTTGATTGAGGTCATCGGAGCCGGACTGCTCTACCCGATGTTTGAACAGGCCGGTGCGCCTAATCCCCTTTGGAATGCCGTCTTCCATAGTGTTTCCGCGTTTTGCACAGCCGGCTTCTCGCTCTTTGACAACAGTTTGGAAACCTATGTTGGAAACACTGGCATTAATGTCGTTATCGGCGTGCTGAGCTATCTCGGTGCAATTGGCTTCATTGTACTGTTTGACTTTGTGCGCTGGGCTGCTGATGAAGCGCCGCGCATCTCTTTTACTTCCCGCGTGATTCTTATTGCGACAGCGCTCATTTTCATCATCGGCTCGGTGATGCTTTTCTTCGGAGAGCCGGAAGTCGCCAAATTACCGCTCAAGGAGAGAGTTCTTGCCAGTACTTTTCAATGCATGACGGCCTCCACGACCGTCGGTTTTAATTCCATCCCGATCGGCAAAATGTCTGCGGCATTCGCTTTCCTTATTGTGCTGATTATGATAATCGGTGCGTCGCCTTCGGGCACAGGCGGTGGAATAAAGAGCACCACTTTTGTGACAACGTTAGGCGCTATCCGCAGCGCTTTGCATGGAGTTAATGAAGTTGTGTTCTGGGGAATAAAGGTTCCCGCTCAGCGCGTGCGTGTCGCAGTGGTCACTGTCGGAACATATGCGATTCTCCTTATGCTTGGCACTTTCCTCGTCTTGTGGGTTTCAAAGGGAACGATTGACCAAATGCTGTTTGAAGTCGCTTCCGCGCTCGGTACTGTCGGATTGTCACGAGGTATCACACAGGAATTGTCGGCGCTCGGAAAGATTGTCATCATTTCCCTCATGTACGTCGGACGGGTTGGTGTGCTGGTCTTTACGTTTTCTCTGTTCGGCGGGTCTTCAATTAATCAACTTGTAAGCGGCGAACTTCGTGAGGAAGACCTTGCTGTATGA